In one Macaca nemestrina isolate mMacNem1 chromosome 2, mMacNem.hap1, whole genome shotgun sequence genomic region, the following are encoded:
- the LOC105470984 gene encoding apolipoprotein D isoform X1, with translation MRSKHQRSEAAYKIAWERPVTKTGISNRLILHLETAFILKEKPPSPKMVMLLLLLSALAGLFGAAEGQEFRLGKCTSPPVQENFDPNKYFGRWYEIEKIPTTFENGRCIQANYSLKENGKIKVLNQELRADGTVNQIEGEASPVNITEPAKLEVKFFWFMPSAPYWVLATDYENYALVYSCVSVINLFRVDYAWILARNRHLPSETVDFLKNILTSNNIDVKKMTVTDQENCPEFS, from the exons ATGAGAAGTAAACATCAGAGATCTGAAGCAGCTTATAAAATCGCTTGGGAGAGGCCAGTCACCAAGACAGGCATCTCAAATCGGCTGATTCTGCATCTGGAAACTGCCTTCATCTTGAAAGAAAAG CCACCCAGCCCCAAaatggtgatgctgctgctgctgctttccgCACTGGCTGGCCTTTTCGGTGCAGCAGAGGGACAAGAATTTCGTCTTGGGAAGTGCACCTCGCCTCCGGTGCAGGAGAATTTTGACCCGAATAAG TATTTCGGAAGATGGTACGAAATTGAGAAGATCCCAACAACCTTTGAGAACGGACGCTGCATCCAGGCCAACTACTCActaaaggaaaatggaaagatcAAAGTGTTAAACCAGGAGTTGAG AGCTgatggaactgtgaatcaaatTGAAGGTGAAGCCTCCCCAGTTAACATCACAGAGCCTGCCAAGCTGGAAGTTAAGTTCTTCTGGT TTATGCCATCGGCACCGTACTGGGTCCTGGCCACCGACTATGAGAACTATGCCCTCGTGTATTCCTGTGTCAGCGTCATCAATCTTTTTCGTGTGGATTATGCTTGGATCTTGGCAAGAAACCGTCATCTCCCTTCAGAAACAGTGGACTTTCTAAAAAATATCCTGACTTCTAATAACATTGATGTCAAGAAAATGACGGTCACAGATCAGGAGAACTGCCCCGAGTTCTCGTAA
- the LOC105470984 gene encoding apolipoprotein D isoform X2 codes for MVMLLLLLSALAGLFGAAEGQEFRLGKCTSPPVQENFDPNKYFGRWYEIEKIPTTFENGRCIQANYSLKENGKIKVLNQELRADGTVNQIEGEASPVNITEPAKLEVKFFWFMPSAPYWVLATDYENYALVYSCVSVINLFRVDYAWILARNRHLPSETVDFLKNILTSNNIDVKKMTVTDQENCPEFS; via the exons atggtgatgctgctgctgctgctttccgCACTGGCTGGCCTTTTCGGTGCAGCAGAGGGACAAGAATTTCGTCTTGGGAAGTGCACCTCGCCTCCGGTGCAGGAGAATTTTGACCCGAATAAG TATTTCGGAAGATGGTACGAAATTGAGAAGATCCCAACAACCTTTGAGAACGGACGCTGCATCCAGGCCAACTACTCActaaaggaaaatggaaagatcAAAGTGTTAAACCAGGAGTTGAG AGCTgatggaactgtgaatcaaatTGAAGGTGAAGCCTCCCCAGTTAACATCACAGAGCCTGCCAAGCTGGAAGTTAAGTTCTTCTGGT TTATGCCATCGGCACCGTACTGGGTCCTGGCCACCGACTATGAGAACTATGCCCTCGTGTATTCCTGTGTCAGCGTCATCAATCTTTTTCGTGTGGATTATGCTTGGATCTTGGCAAGAAACCGTCATCTCCCTTCAGAAACAGTGGACTTTCTAAAAAATATCCTGACTTCTAATAACATTGATGTCAAGAAAATGACGGTCACAGATCAGGAGAACTGCCCCGAGTTCTCGTAA